The following proteins are encoded in a genomic region of Candida albicans SC5314 chromosome 4, complete sequence:
- the CAT2 gene encoding carnitine O-acetyltransferase (Major carnitine acetyl transferase; intracellular acetyl-CoA transport; localized in peroxisomes and mitochondria; induced in macrophages; Hog1-repressed; stationary phase enriched; farnesol-upregulated in biofilm; Spider biofilm induced), whose translation MFKFRIPQQILKQNSTSSKSIIMPVLKKPFSTSNPKGDLFKYQSQLPKLPVPSLEETATKYLKTVEPFLNKEQLAATKQKVENFIQPGGAGEALQARLNDFASDKDNWLAEFWDDYAYMSYRDPVVPYVSYFFSHKDVNNVIGNDQLLKASLIAYYTIEFQEKVLDESLDPEVIKGNPYCMNAFKYMFNNSRVPAEGSDITQHYDGEANRFFIVIYKNNFYKVPTHNESGQRLSKGELYSYLQQVKNDATPKGLGLGALTSLNRDEWLGAYNNLLKSPINQASLESIFASAFVICLDSHNPVTIEEKSKNCWHGDGQNRFFDKPLEFFVSANGNSGFLGEHSRMDATPTVQLNNTVYKKITEESPEDLIVEIGGSAPKIGPAEILPFDINPTTRANIADAIAKFDATIAAHDEEIFQHYGYGKGLIKKFKVSPDAYVQMLMQLAYFKYTGKIRPTYESAATRKFLKGRTETGRTVSNESKKFVETWTNPKATNEEKVSTFQAAAKQHVAYLSAAADGKGVDRHLFGLKQMLQPNEPVPEIFTDPIFSYSQTWYISSSQVPSEYFQSWGWSQVIDDGFGLAYLINNDWIHVHISCKRGNGLKSDHLKWYLVESANEMKDILTKGLLSEPKAKL comes from the coding sequence ATGTTTAAATTTAGAATTCCAcaacaaatattgaaacaaaactCAACAAGTTCCAAATCTATAATCATGCCAGTTTTGAAGAAACCATTCTCAACATCTAACCCAAAAGGTGATTTGTTCAAGTATCAATCACAATTACCAAAATTGCCAGTTCCATCTTTGGAAGAAACTGCTActaaatatttgaaaacagTTGAAccatttttaaataaagaaCAATTGGCCGCTACAAAgcaaaaagttgaaaatttcatccAACCTGGTGGTGCTGGTGAAGCTTTACAAGCTAGATTAAATGATTTCGCTAGTGACAAGGATAACTGGTTAGCTGAATTCTGGGATGATTATGCTTATATGTCATACAGAGATCCAGTTGTTCCATATGTTTCTTACTTTTTCTCCCACAAAGATGTCAACAATGTGATTGGTAACGATCAATTGTTAAAAGCAAGTTTGATTGCTTACTACACCATTGAATTCCAAGAAAAAGTGTTAGACGAAAGTTTAGATCCAGAAGTCATCAAAGGTAATCCATACTGTATGAATGCCTTCAAATACATGTTCAACAACTCAAGAGTTCCAGCTGAAGGTTCTGATATCACTCAACATTACGATGGTGAAGCTAACAGAttctttattgttatttacaaaaacaacTTTTACAAAGTTCCAACTCACAATGAAAGTGGTCAAAGATTATCCAAGGGTGAACTTTACAGTTACTTGCAACAAGTTAAAAACGATGCCACTCCTAAAGGTCTTGGATTGGGTGCATTGACCTCTTTGAACAGAGATGAATGGTTGGGTGCTTACAACAACTTGTTGAAATCACCAATCAATCAAGCCTCTTTGGAATCCATTTTTGCTTCTGCCtttgttatttgtttgGACTCGCACAACCCAGTCaccattgaagaaaaatccaaaaattgCTGGCACGGTGATGGTCAAAACAGATTTTTTGACAAACCATTGGAATTTTTCGTCAGTGCTAACGGTAACTCTGGTTTCCTTGGTGAACATTCAAGAATGGACGCCACACCAACTGTTCAATTAAACAACACTGTTTACAAGAAAATCACTGAAGAAAGCCCAGaagatttaattgttgaaattggtgGTTCTGCACCAAAGATTGGTCCTGCCGAAATTTTGCCTTTTGATATTAACCCAACTACTAGAGCCAATATTGCTGATGCCATTGCTAAATTTGATGCTACTATTGCTGCCCACGATGAAGAAATCTTCCAACATTACGGTTACGGTAAAGGattaatcaagaaattcaaGGTTTCCCCAGATGCTTACGTTCAAATGTTGATGCAATTAGCTTACTTCAAATACACTGGTAAAATCAGACCAACTTATGAATCTGCTGCCACCagaaaattcttgaaaGGTAGAACTGAAACTGGTAGAACTGTATCTAATGAATCCaagaaatttgttgaaaccTGGACTAATCCAAAAGCCactaatgaagaaaaagtttcTACTTTCCAAGCTGCTGCTAAACAACACGTTGCTTACTTGTCTGCTGCTGCTGATGGTAAAGGTGTTGATCGTCACTTGTTTGGTTTGAAACAAATGTTGCAACCAAATGAACCAGTTCCAGAAATTTTCACTGATCCAATCTTCAGTTATTCACAAACTTGGTACATTTCATCATCTCAAGTGCCATCAGAATACTTCCAATCCTGGGGTTGGTCACAAGTTATTGATGATGGTTTCGGTTTAGCTTATTTGATCAACAACGACTGGATTCATGTCCATATTTCTTGTAAGAGAGGTAACGGTTTGAAATCTGATCATTTGAAATGGTACTTGGTTGAAAGTGCTAACGAAATGAAAGACATTTTGACCAAGGGCTTGTTATCTGAACCAAAGGCCAAATTGTAA